Proteins from a single region of Oreochromis niloticus isolate F11D_XX linkage group LG7, O_niloticus_UMD_NMBU, whole genome shotgun sequence:
- the tmem203 gene encoding transmembrane protein 203, whose product MLFSLRELVQWLGFATFELFLHLLALMVFSMLVALRVDEFTRELSWWLVFVPLFAADGLSTYFTAIVSIRLYQDNEKRLAVLRLLWVLTVLSLKLVCEVLLCQKLDQQEQAKDLWFGLIVSPLFILLQLLMIRACRVN is encoded by the coding sequence ATGCTGTTCTCCCTTAGGGAGCTGGTCCAGTGGCTGGGCTTCGCTACCTTTGAACTCTTCCTCCACCTGCTGGCTCTGATGGTCTTCAGCATGTTGGTCGCACTGCGAGTCGACGAGTTCACCCGCGAGCTAAGCTGGTGGCTGGTGTTCGTCCCACTGTTTGCTGCAGATGGCCTCAGCACATACTTCACTGCCATCGTGTCCATCCGGCTTTACCAGGATAACGAGAAGCGCCTGGCGGTGCTGCGGCTCCTCTGGGTACTAACGGTGCTCAGCCTGAAGCTGGTGTGTGAAGTTCTGCTGTGCCAGAAGCTGGACCAGCAGGAGCAAGCCAAAGACCTGTGGTTCGGCCTCATCGTCTCGCCGCTTTTCATCCTCCTGCAGCTGCTCATGATACGAGCGTGCCGTGTCAACTGA